In Panacibacter microcysteis, the genomic stretch ATTTTACAGAAGGTAGCCAGGAAAATGGGTTACAAACTTGTTCCGCGTACAGAAAATACCGGGGAAGCGCAGCAAAAAATATTTGCCGCGTATGGTTTGCAAATTGACCCGGTAAAGTATGCATTCTGTTATAAAAATTATAAGCTGCTGCTGGCATTGCAGGATAAACTTGCTGCTACCATTGCATTCGACAAAGATGGTACACTCATGCTGTCTTTTCTCGGCATGCGGTTTAGCATTACTGCTGCAGACGAAATATTTATCATTTACGAGGTATTTGTAAAAGGTACTTACAACTATAGCAGCAGTGAAGATTTCATGCTTGTAGATATTGGAATGAACGTTGGTACAACCTGTCTTTACTTCAGCCGTATGGAGCGTTGTAAAGAGGTGGTTGCTTTTGAACCTTTTGAGAAAACCATTCTTGCGGCTAAACGCAATTACCATCTGAATGCTGAGGTAGCTTCAAAAATAACAATACACGGTGTTGGGCTTGGTTTTCCTGCACGTACATTGGAAGTAAAGTATGCCGCGCAGGAAAAAGGAAGTACAGGTATACACGGCGTTGCAGAGTATGTAAGCAATGCTGGTGCCACAGAAACGGCTACCTTACAGATTGCTGATGCGTATGAAGCCTTAAAACCGGTGATCGATAACAATACGATCAAAAAAGTAATCAAGATCGACTGCGAAGGCGCAGAGTACGAAATTCTCCGGCGCCTGCACCAAACAGGCAGCATCACTGCATTCGATGTTTATATGATCGAGTGGCATTTAAACGGGCCCGAAGAAATTGTTGGGCTGCTGGTGTCCTGCGGTTATCACGTGCATTCAGTAGATGAATATGAAAAACATATAGGTATGGTTTACGCCTATAAAAAGTAATATGCAATGAGTAAAGTTGTAACTGACAGTAACTGGACAGAGATAATAACACCGGGCAGTAAACTGTTCGACCTTCGGCTGCATGAAGTATGGCGTTACCGCGATTTAATCGTGTTGTTTGTAAAGCGCGATATGGCTGCTCAATACAGGCAAACAATACTGGGACCCGTATGGCACGTAATACAGCCGGTGCTCACGGCTTTTATGTTCTTCATTGTATTCAATAAAATAGCAGGTATAAAAACAGGCGATACACCACCTGCGATATTCTATTTATGCGGTATTGCAATATGGACATACTTTTCCTCCTGCCTTACCGCCACATCAAACACGTTTGTTGCCAATGCAGCCATCTTCGGTAAAGTATATTTTCCAAGGCTTGTTACGCCCATTTCAATAGTTCTTTCCAATCTTATCAAATTTGGTATACAGCTGGGTATTTTAATAGTTGTAATGCTTTGGTTTGCCGTTACTGATAATTATAAGATTAGTATTGGCATGCACACGTTATTATTGCCCGTCGTATTAATTGTAATGGCAGCGCTGGGCCTGGGCCTGGGCATCATCATATCATCGTTAACAACCAAGTACAGAGATTTAACAGTGCTTGTATCATTTGGGGTAAGTCTGCTAATGTATGTTACACCCGTTGCATATCCCATGTCATTCGTAGAAAATTCATCTTATAAGAAGCTCATACTTGCCAATCCATTGTCACCATTGGTGGAGACGTTCCGGTATGCAGTATTAGGCAAAGGTTCTTTTGATGAAACGCTTTTTAGCTATAGTTGCATTTTTACGGTCGTTACATTATTTGCAGGTATGGTTATATTCAGCAAGGTGGAAAAAACCTTTATGGATACAGTGTAAGAATACATGAATATGATGAGCCGGGCATTTGTGTTTTATGGCATCAACTGTTGCGTCGCACTCTTGTACAGCATCACAACAGGCAACTGCTCCGGGTGCATCAGCGCATGTAATCAGAAACGTCCGGAACATCAGCCAGGCTTACAGTTAGTCACGAAGAACAAACAAACATGTCCTCAACAGTTATAGAAGTTTCAGCCGTTTCAAAGCAATACAGGCTTGGGCAGGTAGGAAGAAAAAGTTTAACACAGGATGTAAACCGCTGGTGGTATGCCATTCGTGGTAAAGAAGATCCCTATCTTAAAATAGGTGAAACGAACGACCGCAGCAGAAAAGGAGCCAGTGAATTTGTATGGGCTTTACAGGATATTAATTTTTCTGTAAAGCAGGGAGAAGTATTGGGCATCATTGGCCGCAATGGTGCAGGCAAATCAACATTGTTGAAAATACTTTCAAAAGTTACAGCACCAACCACGGGTGCTATCAAAGTAAAAGGTCGCATAGCTTCTTTGCTCGAAGTAGGCACCGGTTTTCATCCCGATCTTACCGGCCGCGACAATATCTTTCTCAATGGCGCCATACTTGGCATGACGAGAAAAGAAATACATGCCAAATTCGACGAGATCGTTGACTTCGCCGGGGTGGAGAGATATATTGATACGCCCGTAAAGCGCTACAGCAGCGGTATGTATGTACGGCTTGCCTTCGCCGTTGCCGCACACCTCGAGCCCGAGATACTTATTGTAGACGAAGTACTCGCTGTGGGTGACGCCGAATTTCAGAAGAAATGTCTTGGCAAAATGAAAGATGTAAGTGAGAAAGACGGCAGAACTGTTTTGTTTGTAAGTCACAATATGCCGGCGGTACAAAGGTTGTGTACGCAGGCAATGGTTATGCAATTTGGCCGGAATATTTATATGGGTAATACAGACGATGCAGTAAATCATTACCTGCACAATAAGCAATTGCAGCAAACGACCTCCGTGGCGGAGCGCACAGATAGAAACGGCAACGGTATGGTTAAATGCGTTGGTTTTACACTGCTGAACAGTAAAATGCAGGAAACAGGTAATTTTAAAAGCGGCGATGAAATGAATATTGCCATCGATTATATATTTACAGGCAATCAGCCGGCAAAGTCAGTTTGGTTTCGCATACAGGTTACAGACGCAGAAGAAGAAATTTTGTTCATTTTAAATAATGCGCATTCTTCAGATCTTATTGCAGAGATCAATAAGTCCGGCAGACTGGTATGCAGTATTCCCAGGCTGCCCTTATTTGGTGGTACATATAATTTTAATCTCACTGTCCAATCACAGGAGAGTGGCCTGCTCGATGAAATGGAAGCTGTACAGGAACTAAATGTTGTAGACGGTGACTTTTTCGGCACCGGGAAAATACCGGCTATCAGAAAAGGAATGTTTGTAATGCACAACTGGAACATACAATGAGTAAGGTGTTGATTATACTGGGTATGCATCGTTCAGGAACTTCGCTGGTAACGAACTGGCTGAATAAATGCGGTCTTAATGTGGGCGATTCTTTAGTGGAAGAAGGTATCAGCAATACAGAAGGCCATTATGAGGACTGGGATTTTGTAAAGCTGCATGAGGACATATTGAAAGCACACAACGAACCTTCTACAGGTCTTATAGAAAAGCCCGTAAAAATTACAAGCCGTTACCATCTGGAGAAACTGAAGATGACCACGGTTTTCAAAAGCAGAGTATATGAACAATGGGGCTTTAAAGACCCCAGAACCTGCCTGTTTATTCCTTACTACCAGGAAGCACTTCCAAACGCCCGGTACATTGTTATCCTGAGAGATTTTGCACCGGTGGTAAGTTCTCTTGTTAAAAGAGATTTCTTGCAAATGGATTATCATTATGTGCGTCGTGTAAATAAAGTGATGCAGTTTTTGTGGCGTTTTCGGAAAGAAAAAATGTTCTATAAATATTACGAGTTATTATCAGAAAAATACCTCAGGGTTTGGATTGGCTACAATGAAGCGATTCTTGATTTTATCAAAAAAGAACCACCGGATAATTATGTACTCATCAACTATAAGATGTTATTAAAAAATGCAGAAGACGTAGTTGGAGTATTGAAAAACGATTGGGGTTTCGATCTCGAATATTATGATTACGGTAAAGTTTACAAGCCGGGTCTCATAAGTAAATTAATAGAACTAGAGCCATATATCAGCGATAAATCGCTGATTCAAAAAGCGAATGCATTGATGAAGGAGTTGGAAACCTACAGCTTTGAGCGTGAAAAAAATCAGTAATAATCTTTGCACAATATAAGACCCATAGCGATTTTCCTGCCGCAGTTTCATCCCATTCCTGAAAATGATCAATGGTGGGGTAAAGGATTTACTGAATGGACAAATGTTGCGAAAGCAAAGCCGCTGTTCAAAGATCATTACCAGCCACATCTTCCGGCAGACCTTGGGTTTTATGACCTCAGGCTTGCAGAGGTAAGGGAAGCGCAGGCGCAACTTGCGCAGCAGTATGGTATTTACGGCTTTTGCTACTATCATTACTGGTTCAATGGCAGGCGGCTGTTGCAAAGACCTGTAGAAGAAATATTAGCTTCTGGTAAACCGGATTTTCCGTTTATGCTTTGCTGGGCCAATGAAAACTGGACACGTACCTGGGATGGCAGCGAGAAAGAAGTGCTTATGCCACAACACTATTCAGATGAAGATGACAGAACCCATATAAAAGCTTTGTTGCCTTACTTTAAAGACACGCGGTATATAAAAGTTGACAACAAACCGGTATTCGCTATCTATCGGTCTGCACTGCTGCCAGATATGAAACGAACGATCAGTATCTGGAGAGAGGAAGCTGCAAAAGAGGGCTTGCAATTGTACATATGCAGGTTCGAAAGCTACGACTACCATGGCGAAGCAATGCTGGAAGCCGGCTTTGATGCTGCAGTTGACTTTCAGCCGCTGGGCAACCAGCTTCGCTTGTTTAAAGGATGGCTCGCAGATGAAAAGAGAAAGAATACCCTGTTTAAATACCGGGATCATTTTTACAAAAGGGTAGTCAAAAAAATTTCTGTTTCAGCATATGAAGGATACAGGAACCGTGTATTGAAACCAAACCTTATCAATTATGAACGCTATGTTGCTTACCTGAAACGTTCAGCATTGCCTTCATACAGGTTTTATCCCTGCGTAAGCCCCGGCTGGGACAATAGCGCCAGGAGAAAGAAAGATCCGATCATTTTTTATAATTCAACACCGGCTGCATATAAAGCCTGGTTATTGAGTACAATAAAAAAATTTAAACCATACAGCAGGGAAGAAAATTTTGTTTTTATCAATGCATGGAACGAATGGGCCGAGGGTAACCACCTGGAACCTTGCCTGAAATGGGGGCACCAATACCTGCAGGCAACCAAAGAGGCACTCGACGAGGCCGCACACTTGCCGAATAAAGAACCAGCCGCACAAGTGAGTGACACAACCACAGCTCAATAGTAGCACTACAGCCCACATACAAATACTTTTCATTTTTTATAAATGCATCCAAGACTTATAGCATACTACCTTCCGCAGTATCATCCAATACCGGAGAATGATAAATGGTGGGGCAAAGGTTTTACTGAGTGGACAAACGTTACAAAAGCAAAACCGCTTTATCGTGGTCATCATCAGCCACATTACCCCGCAGACCTGGGCTATTACGATTTACGCGTTCCCGAAGTAAGAGAAGCACAGGCGCAAATGGCTAAGCGTTATGGCATTGAAGGTTTTATGTATTACCATTACTGGTTTGGCGATGGAAAAAAACTCCTCGAAAGACCATACCAGGATATGTTGCATGCTAAAAGCCCGGATCTGCCTTTTTGTTTATGCTGGGCCAATGAAAGCTGGAAAGGCGTTTGGTTTGGCGAGTTTACCGGTCAGATGCTCATCGAACAAACTTACCCCGGCACAAAAGATATTGAAGCACATTTTTATTACCTGCTCGAGGCATTTAAAGATGACCGTTATATAAAGGTTGACGGTAAACCTTTGTTCAATGTATATATGCCATTGAACCTGCCCGATGCAAAAGCATTTGCCGCGCAGTTCAATGCGCTGGCCATAAAAGAAGGGCTACCCGGTTTGTACCTCGTTGGCAGCCGTGTGCCATTCGACTGGAACCCGCATGAGTATGGCTTTGATGCTGTTATTGGTTCAGAGATGGCACAGATCAGATACCGCAACCAATCCAAATTCAAGCGGCCGCGTTATGCAATCAAACGCACGCAACAGATCATCGAAAAGATCACCGGCAAAGAAATTTTTTCACCATTCAACAGGCCTGCAGTTGTTGAATACGCTGCAATAATCGACCAGTTGATCACAACACAGACCTTCGATTTTGACTATTATCCCTGCGTAATTCCCAACTGGGATAATACACCAAGGGCAGGCAATGGCGGACTTGTTTTTCAGAACAGTACGCCGGCACTTTTCGAAAAACACCTGCTCAAAGGCATTGAAAAAGTGCAACACCTGCCTCCACAGCGGCAGCTTGTGTTTGTAAAATCGTGGAACGAATGGGCAGAAGGTAATTACCTGGAACCTGACCGTACGCATGGTTATGCGTACCTCGAGAGTGTGAAACGTGTGCTGGACAGTTTGTAGCGTTATGAGCCCGGCGATGGTTTTCTATGGCATCGCCTGTTGCGTCGCACACTTGTACTTTGTAAGCTATATGCAACTGCAGCGATCCGTACTAACACCGTTGTTAACATACACAAACAATGTCAGCTACCCCGTTAATATCTGTTATTATGCCTGCATACAACGCGGAAAAATATATCAGCCAGGCAATAGAAAGCGTATTGCAGCAAACATATGGCAATTGGGAATTGATTATCGTGGATGATGGCTCTTCAGACAATACAGCATCAATCGCCAAAAAATTTGCGGCACAGGATGAAAGGGTAAACTACATCTACCAGGAAAATGGTAAACAGGCAAAAGCACGTAATCAGGGTATTGCAAAAGCGAAAGGAACATTGGTGGCATTTCTCGATGCAGACGATTTATGGAAGCCAGTTAAACTTGAAACACAACTCTCATTTATAAATCATTCCGGTGCAGACCTTGTGTTTGCAGATGTAGATGTAATAGACGAGCATGGAAACAAGATAAGAGATACCTGGCACGTACAGGATGGGCAGTACAAAAATGATGAAGGGTTGCTGGCATTCTTAAAAGATAATCTTGCGCCTGTGCTTACGGTAATGGTTAAAAAAACGGCACTGGAAAAGATAAAAGGTTTTAATGAATCTGTTGCGGTACAGTATGTAGAAGATTATGACCTGTGGCTGCGTATGTTGCAGGCAGGCTTTGTACTTGCTGCATCATCAGGCAAGCTGGCAACTTACAGGCAAACGATCAACCCGCAGGTCTCAAGGAAGAAATCTATTATAAACGTAGTGGAAATAGTAAAAGATGTAGATGTAAAAGATGAATCACTCAAGGCGTCCAGGAATAACGCCCTTATTATGTGGATGAGAAAGTGTGTACAGCGGTGCAGGCCTGTGATTGAAACAAAGGATATAAAAAAAATCATCAGGCTTTTTCCATCAGGTAAAGACAGGAAGTTATTCAGTTTGTTGAGCAATGTTTTACCCGGTAATGTTTTGGCTAAACTACTATTATTGTACACACGTAAAGCGGTATACCAGCAATAGCAATGCTTCCACAGGTTTCTGTTATAATGCCGGCGTATAACCAGGCCACCTGGCTGCCTGAAGCACTGGATGCTTTGCTGGCTCAAACTTTTGAAGACTGGGAGTGTCTTATTATCAGTGATGGTTCTCCGGACAATGTTGCATCTGTCGCGAATCTGTATACACAAAAAGACAAGCGTATTACCTTTTTTGATACAACCAACGCAGGTGTATCTGCGGCACGTAATTTCGGGATAAGTAAAGCAAGGGCTGCATACATATTACCACTCGATGCTGATGATAAAATTTCTGCCGGTTATATTGCAGCATGTTTTACAAAACTTGGTTCTGCTGCAGGTATAAAAGTGGTTTATGGCGCTGCAGAAAAATTTGGGGCCGTTAACGGCCCCTGGATACTGCCTGAATATAGTTTTGACGAGTTATTGCTTTCAAACTGTATACATCCCTGTGGTATGTTTAAAAAAGCAGACTGGGAAAGCATAGGCGGTTACGATGAGCAAATGCTGGATGGCATTGAAGACTGGGAATTCTGGATCAACTTATTGAAAGATGGCGGTAAAGCAGTAAGAGCAAATGACGCCGTGTTTTACTGGCGCAGAAAAGAAGAATCCAGAACAACGAAAATAACTACTGAAAAAAGTGTACGGCTACAGCGTTATATATACAATAAACACGCAACACTTTACGAACGCTTTTTTACAGATCCTATCGCCTTATACAATGGTTATAGAAGTGTACATAAAAACTGGAAATGGGCGCAGCAAAACCCCTTTCGTTTTTTTGTTTCGAGATTCAGGAAAAAAATTACATCAACATAGCTTTGCTGATAGTAGATTATAAAGCAGGACAATTGGCAAACAGGATATTCCAGTTTGCCTATTTTATTGCACATGCTAATGAACATCATTACAGACTCATCAACCCTTGTTTTGAAGAGTATCTACATCTTTTTGAGGCTACAGATAAAAATAGCTTTCCATCAGGAAGAATTAGTACAGTGTATAATGGCCACAAAACAGCGGCTTCATTTTTTCAGCGCGGCGTTAATGTGCTCCGCCGCAGGTCGAAAAAGGGCAATGGAAAGATCAGCATTTTTAACTTTCATTCTATCCGTGATACGCATGACAAGAAATATACGGAATTTGATATGAACGATCCGGAGTTTGTAAAGCTCGTAAAACGCCAGGTAGTTTTTGCAAAAGGCTGGAACTACCGGAATACAGGATTATTACGTAAACATGCTGCTGCCTTAAGGACTATTTTCAAACCCAAAGAAGTATACCTGCAAGAGGTAGGGAAGTGCATTGAAGAAGCAAAACAGCAATTTGATGTAGTAGTAGGCGTGCACCTGAGAAGAGGTGATTATAAAGATTTTTTTGATGGAAGGTGGTATTACGAAGACGCTGTTTTTGCAGCAAAGCTTGAAGAGACACGGAAAATTTTTGCGGCCAAAAACAAAACATGCGGTTTTATCGTATGCTCGAATGAGCAGGTAAATAAGGAAGCCTATAGAGGAATAGCATTGCTAACAGCAGAAAGACCGCCAGTTGTTGATCTCTATTTACTGGCTGCGTGCGATTACATTTTAGGGCCGCCCAGTACTTTTACTATGTGGGCCAGTTTTTATGGTAATACGCCTTTGTATGTAATAAGAGACAAAGAAAAGATACCTGGCTTAAGTGATTTCAAAGTTGCAGAGGGTGTTGAAAGCTTTTTTTAAAAAACATTTATATAAAAAGTTTTTCATTATATCGGGATAAGAATAGCAATGATGAGAAGCCAATGACCGCGTTGCTCGAAAAATTTGGCAACCCGAAAGCAGCAGCAGTAGTTAACAGCAGCTTCGAAAAGCTGCTTATAGTTGCTTCAGCACAAGTGAGTGACACAACAGCCGATGCCATGAAAAACAATAGCCGGCAACCTGATTATTACAATGGATTTCAGAACGGGTAAAATACATTCAGCCTTGCCGCTGGTTACAGTAGCAGTTTCATCGTACAACTATTCAATGTACATAGAAGCTGCCCTGGATTCTGTTTTGCAGCAAACATACCCGCATATCGAACTAGTCATTATAGATGATTGCTCCGCAGATGCGTGTCCGCAAATTATTGAAGCGTGGATAAAGAAGCATAATGTGCGTTGTACTTACATACAACATGAGTATAATAAGGGCATTACCAAAACATCGAATGAATTTGTGCAGCTTGCAAAAGGGAAATACATTTCCTTGTTTGCAACAGACGACATTATGCTGCCGGAAAAAATCGAGCGGCAGGTTGCATTAATGGAAGCAAAAGGAGATGACTATGGCGTTTGTTATGCATTTGCCAACATGATTGATGAAGAAGGTACAATGCATGGCAATTACAATAGCCAGCACCAGGTTTGCGAAGGTGATATACTCGAAGACTACGTGCATCAGCGTGTAGGTTTTGCAACACCAACATCGCTCATACGTATGTCTGCTTATGCAGTAACGGGTTTGTATGACGAACGTGTGTTGTATGAAGACTACAATTTCTGGCTGCGCATGTTTGCCTGTTTTAAGGCCTGCTATTGCGATTATCCGTGCATTTTATACAGGGTTAAAAAGCAGTCTGCAGTATATGATCAATGGAGAAAAAATAACAGTGAACGTTATTACCGCGACAGAATACTGTCTAACCTGCAGGCACTGCACTACATAAAAGGGCATAATAGTGTAAAAACTTTTTTACGAAAAAAAATAAGCCAGTATCTCAAAGCACTCGATGCAGGAAAATCAGCTTATTTACATGAACTGGTGCCATACCTGTTAAAACGCGGCTATTATAAAATACCGCCTAGGATTTATATGAAAACACTTAACAGGATGGTGAACAATGGATAGCAAACAAAGGGTCATTGTTACGATCTCATATAGCTTTTCTATCCGTTATTTATATCGTACCGGTTTGTTGTATATGTTAAGAGATTTTTGTGAGCCGGTAATTATACTCACCTGGCAGCAGGCAGATCTTATGGCAGAATTACAGGCCGATAATTTTGAGGTACATGTAATAGAAGAACCCGCCAGAAGTGCGGCCTACATCGATATACGCCGCAGAATAGACTTCTGGTTCGATCATTTCCGCCTTCGTGGAAAGTATAAAAAAAACCAGCAAAACTATCTCGATCAATACCTTTCCTTCAAATCAAAGTTGCTGCGCAACAGCCGTAAATGGTACAACATTGCTAAGTTTTATAACCCGTTGTATACCGCCGGTGTTTTTACTAAAGAACAACGTTTGCTGCAGGAAGATGAAAACTATCTTCGAATAAAGCAACAGGTATTGGAACTGCATGCAGATGCGGTGTTTACCGTTACGCCTTTTCACCGGCAGGAAGATGTATTGCTGCGGGCCTGCGAAGCCGCCGGCCTCAAAATGATCACCGCCATTCTTTCTTTTGATAATATTACCAAGCGTGGATGGATACCGGTAAACTATCATACCTATATTGTTTGGAACCAGGAAAACAAGGCACAATTGCTTGGCATATACCCGCAGGTTAAAGACAGGCAGGTGCATGTGGCAGGCGCACCACAGTTTGATTTTTATTTCAACGAGCGGCATCTTATGCCTGAGGAAGACTGGAAAATAATGACAGGTCTTGGCAACACAAACAAAAATATCATCCTGTATGCAGGCGGCCCGCAGGCATTGTTTCCGCAGGAGCCGGAATATTTAAAAACAATTGCCACAGCAATAGCAGATGGCCGCATACAAAATACGGTTATTCTTTTCCGGTGTCACCCCATCGATAATATTGAAAGATGGAAGTCTGCACTGGGCAACTCACCACATGTTGTTTTTGATGCATCATGGACGGGCAGTAAAAACCTGGGTTATGCAAACATCACAGAGGCAGATATAAAAAAACTTTGTTCAACGCTGGCATATACGCATGTGCATATCAACCTTTGTTCCACGATGACGGTCGATGGCAGTGCTTATAATAAGCCACAGATCGGGCCCGCATACCAGCACACCAGGAAGGCCAGCAACCTGCTCGAACAAATGTACTGGCAGGAACATTTTGTACCCGTTATGCAAACAGGCGGCTTAATGCTTGCAAGGTCTGCCGGTGAACTTATTGCACACATCATTGCAGCGCTGCAAAACCCCGCTGCCTATACACACAAAAATGCAGCAATACTGCAAAGCATCATAACCTATACCGATGGCCGCAGTACAGCACGTGTTGCATCCATCATCAAACAGGCTTTGGTGGCATAGTTTTTTTGTAATGGGCCGGGCAGTGGAAACATTGCTCATCACCTGTTGCGTCGCACTCTTGTACGGTAGTATAAATATGCAGCACTGCAGGCACAATCAGCGTAGAAGCTTCAAGGCATCTTATAATGTAGATTCATGAATAATTTTTTTTGATTGAGTGTGCAGCAGCGCATCAGGATTTTATATATACAGGTTCCCGCCGGTGGTGGCTCGCTGGTGGCATTGTACGAGTTGCTAAGGCAGTTACCACAAACAATAGAGCCTGTGGTACTGTGTTATCACCGCAATACCTACAACCTTTTACTGGAAAGTTGTTGCCGGGTCATTTATCTCGATGAATCATTGCAGCAACCGGTACATCGCTTTACAAAGTATGCTGCCATCAATTTTATGTTGCAGCAGTTTTATACCGCCAAAGATTATTTCAAAAGCAATAGAAAGGTGCGTACTAAAATAATGCACATATTAAAAACCGAGAAGCCTGCAATCGTTCACCATAACAATGAGATATTTCTCAACCGCGACGCTATAAGGGCTGCAGTTAAAGCAGGTGCAAAACAGTTGGTGCATGAGCGATCACTCAGCAATTATGGCAATGATCGCGTACATCTTTTTGCAGACAAACGGTTGATGAAAAAAGTATATGCAAGAATTGATATTACAAACGCTGTTGCACAGCACTTCAACAAATTTTATGGTGCTGACAGCCGTAACATTGTACTGCACGACTTTGTAGATAAAGCCAAATACAAGCAGCGCTACAATACGAGCAATATACGGGCTGCATACAATATTGCAGAAAAAGAAAAACTGGTTACCTGTATTGGCAGAATCATTCCCTGGAAAGGCCAGCATGTTTTAATAGCGTCAGTCAATAAAATCAAACATACCCTCGGCAGTTTTAAAGTGCTCATGGTAGGCTCAGCGGAAGAAGGTATAGGGTCGCTTAATTACCAGCAGCAGTTGCAGGCAGAGATAGAAAAATATAAGTTATCAGGTACCGTAATTTTCACCGGCAACCGAAATGATGTACCGGCCATTATCCAGGCATCAGACGTTGTGGTGCATTGTTCTGTAAAGCCTGAGCCGCAGGGCCTTGTTATACTGGAAGCACTGCTAAGTAACAAACCTGTTATAGCTTCGGCCACCGGCGGTTCAGGAGAGCTTGTGAAAAAGTACGGCGGTATCGCACTGCCGGTAACTGATGCAGACCATCTTGCAAAAGCATTAACAGATGTACTGGTGAATGGTCATAAACCAGTTATCAATACACAAAGGTTGCAGGAGGATTTTGATCCAGCGCAGCAGCAACAGGTATTGCTGTCGTTGTATGAAGATTGTCTTGGCAGTAAACGAAATAAGGATTAAAAATTTATGTGTGGAATAGTCGGCGCGTATTATTTTACAAGGGCTGAAGGGCAAAAAGAATTCATCCATACCTGTTTGCAGTCAATGCACCACCGTGGTCCTGATGCAAATGGATACTGGACCAATAACATGAACTATCATGCCGGTTTTGCAAGGCTTGCCATAAGAGACCTGAGTGCAAATGGTAATCAGCCGATGCTTACCTCAGATCAGCAGTTTTGCATAAGTTTCAATGGCGAGATCTACAATACTGACTATATAAGACAGTTACTGGCACCTTTTGGTGTGCAATACAAATCAACAACAGACACTGAAGTGTTGCTGTATGCCTTGTGCCATTTGGGTATAGAAACCACGCTCAAAGTGGCGGATGGCATTTTTGCATTTGCTTTTTTTGACGTAGCAGAGCATAA encodes the following:
- a CDS encoding FkbM family methyltransferase codes for the protein MVNSILQKVARKMGYKLVPRTENTGEAQQKIFAAYGLQIDPVKYAFCYKNYKLLLALQDKLAATIAFDKDGTLMLSFLGMRFSITAADEIFIIYEVFVKGTYNYSSSEDFMLVDIGMNVGTTCLYFSRMERCKEVVAFEPFEKTILAAKRNYHLNAEVASKITIHGVGLGFPARTLEVKYAAQEKGSTGIHGVAEYVSNAGATETATLQIADAYEALKPVIDNNTIKKVIKIDCEGAEYEILRRLHQTGSITAFDVYMIEWHLNGPEEIVGLLVSCGYHVHSVDEYEKHIGMVYAYKK
- a CDS encoding ABC transporter permease, giving the protein MSKVVTDSNWTEIITPGSKLFDLRLHEVWRYRDLIVLFVKRDMAAQYRQTILGPVWHVIQPVLTAFMFFIVFNKIAGIKTGDTPPAIFYLCGIAIWTYFSSCLTATSNTFVANAAIFGKVYFPRLVTPISIVLSNLIKFGIQLGILIVVMLWFAVTDNYKISIGMHTLLLPVVLIVMAALGLGLGIIISSLTTKYRDLTVLVSFGVSLLMYVTPVAYPMSFVENSSYKKLILANPLSPLVETFRYAVLGKGSFDETLFSYSCIFTVVTLFAGMVIFSKVEKTFMDTV
- a CDS encoding ABC transporter ATP-binding protein, which codes for MSSTVIEVSAVSKQYRLGQVGRKSLTQDVNRWWYAIRGKEDPYLKIGETNDRSRKGASEFVWALQDINFSVKQGEVLGIIGRNGAGKSTLLKILSKVTAPTTGAIKVKGRIASLLEVGTGFHPDLTGRDNIFLNGAILGMTRKEIHAKFDEIVDFAGVERYIDTPVKRYSSGMYVRLAFAVAAHLEPEILIVDEVLAVGDAEFQKKCLGKMKDVSEKDGRTVLFVSHNMPAVQRLCTQAMVMQFGRNIYMGNTDDAVNHYLHNKQLQQTTSVAERTDRNGNGMVKCVGFTLLNSKMQETGNFKSGDEMNIAIDYIFTGNQPAKSVWFRIQVTDAEEEILFILNNAHSSDLIAEINKSGRLVCSIPRLPLFGGTYNFNLTVQSQESGLLDEMEAVQELNVVDGDFFGTGKIPAIRKGMFVMHNWNIQ
- a CDS encoding sulfotransferase; amino-acid sequence: MSKVLIILGMHRSGTSLVTNWLNKCGLNVGDSLVEEGISNTEGHYEDWDFVKLHEDILKAHNEPSTGLIEKPVKITSRYHLEKLKMTTVFKSRVYEQWGFKDPRTCLFIPYYQEALPNARYIVILRDFAPVVSSLVKRDFLQMDYHYVRRVNKVMQFLWRFRKEKMFYKYYELLSEKYLRVWIGYNEAILDFIKKEPPDNYVLINYKMLLKNAEDVVGVLKNDWGFDLEYYDYGKVYKPGLISKLIELEPYISDKSLIQKANALMKELETYSFEREKNQ
- a CDS encoding glycosyltransferase WbsX family protein, encoding MHNIRPIAIFLPQFHPIPENDQWWGKGFTEWTNVAKAKPLFKDHYQPHLPADLGFYDLRLAEVREAQAQLAQQYGIYGFCYYHYWFNGRRLLQRPVEEILASGKPDFPFMLCWANENWTRTWDGSEKEVLMPQHYSDEDDRTHIKALLPYFKDTRYIKVDNKPVFAIYRSALLPDMKRTISIWREEAAKEGLQLYICRFESYDYHGEAMLEAGFDAAVDFQPLGNQLRLFKGWLADEKRKNTLFKYRDHFYKRVVKKISVSAYEGYRNRVLKPNLINYERYVAYLKRSALPSYRFYPCVSPGWDNSARRKKDPIIFYNSTPAAYKAWLLSTIKKFKPYSREENFVFINAWNEWAEGNHLEPCLKWGHQYLQATKEALDEAAHLPNKEPAAQVSDTTTAQ
- a CDS encoding glycosyltransferase WbsX family protein; this translates as MHPRLIAYYLPQYHPIPENDKWWGKGFTEWTNVTKAKPLYRGHHQPHYPADLGYYDLRVPEVREAQAQMAKRYGIEGFMYYHYWFGDGKKLLERPYQDMLHAKSPDLPFCLCWANESWKGVWFGEFTGQMLIEQTYPGTKDIEAHFYYLLEAFKDDRYIKVDGKPLFNVYMPLNLPDAKAFAAQFNALAIKEGLPGLYLVGSRVPFDWNPHEYGFDAVIGSEMAQIRYRNQSKFKRPRYAIKRTQQIIEKITGKEIFSPFNRPAVVEYAAIIDQLITTQTFDFDYYPCVIPNWDNTPRAGNGGLVFQNSTPALFEKHLLKGIEKVQHLPPQRQLVFVKSWNEWAEGNYLEPDRTHGYAYLESVKRVLDSL